A genomic stretch from Setaria italica strain Yugu1 chromosome VII, Setaria_italica_v2.0, whole genome shotgun sequence includes:
- the LOC101761437 gene encoding protein RKD5, with translation MVYAELAPPVQKQPRANRKRVDSITLVNIAQYFHLPIKEASKALKIGVSALKTKCRQYGIPRWPHRKIKSLDSLIHDLEYVLTTEDGHQDEWLQNKNAAAIKALKEKKKLLESEKEAIRQKPALDLRTETKLFRQLVFKRKNNARLKVKD, from the exons ATGGTGTATGCAGAACTTGCGCCACCAGTTCAAAAGCAGCCAAGAGCCAACCGGAAGCGTGTAGATAGCATTACTTTAGTCAATATAGCTCAGTACTTCCATCTTCCAATCAAAGAAGCGTCAAAGGCTCTCAAGATTGGAGTGAGCGCACTGAAGACAAAATGCCGGCAATATGGGATACCTCGCTGGCCTCACCGGAAAATCAAGTCCCTTGACTCTCTCATTCATGACCTTGAG TATGTGCTGACAACAGAGGATGGGCATCAGGACGAGTGGCTTCAGAATAAGAATGCTGCTGCAATAAAAGCCCTCAAAGAGAAAAAGAAGTTGCTGGAGAGTGAGAAGGAGGCTATACGACAGAAGCCGGCCTTGGACCTGAGGACAGAAACCAAGCTGTTCAGGCAACTTGTTTTTAAGAGGAAAAACAATGCAAGGCTCAAAGTGAAGGACTAA